From one Brachypodium distachyon strain Bd21 chromosome 4, Brachypodium_distachyon_v3.0, whole genome shotgun sequence genomic stretch:
- the LOC100842395 gene encoding putative disease resistance RPP13-like protein 3, with protein MEATLVSAATGVLKSVLGKLASLLGEEYKRFKGVRGEIESLTHELAAMDTFLLKMSEEEDPDPQDKAWMNEVRELSYDMEDSINDFMKHADDHQDTNGFMEKIKSSLGKMKARYRVGKEIQDFNKQITKMGKRNARYKTREAFSRTISATVDPRALAIFEHASKLVGIDGPKAEMIKLLAQEDGSAATKEQLKLVSIVGSGGMGKTTLANQVYQELKGQFECRAFLSVSRNPNMMNILRTILSEVSGQGYADTEAGSIQELLGKISDFLADKRYFIAIDDIWGVETWNVIKCAFPLNSCGSRIITTTRINVVAESCRSSFNGDIYHIRCLNMVHSRQLFNTRLFDSGEDCPYYLQDVCEQILEKCNGLPLAIIAISGLLANTERTEHLWNLVKDSIGRALERNTSVEGMMKILSLSYFDLPPHLKTCLLYLSIFPEDSIIKKKVLIRRWIVEGFVQKQGRYTVDEIGERCFNELLNRSLIQPVKKDGFGWAKEACRVHDTILDFIISKSIEEKFVTLVGIPNLPAVGTHGKVRRLSIQVSKQGNPFISTGLELSHVRSLNVFGDSVEIPSLDKFRHLRVLNFGGCSQLEDRHLVNIGRLFQLRYLKLKRTGISELPEEIGNVKCLELLDIRETKVRELPTAIVSLRNLSYLLVGMDVKFPGGIAKMQALEVLKRVSVLKHPFDPRDLGQLKNLRKLYLYFEPYDDDGVTTIVEECHKDVASSLRNLGNQSLRSLTIWDRSSFLQHEGPLCPVPLTLQKLKIHGFSFSTLPHVPKWMGSLANLQKLLLDVDDGVRQEDLCILGALPSLLILILIVWLPDQRTRSNKVNLIVSAELGFPCLRQFSYRIALGLAPGPVFVAGSMPKLEELEICYKVEEELPVTASGAFDTIGIENLRCLITLKCGVISSSDKVAEDAKAAMERAASTHPNHPTPLFEHRMI; from the exons ATGGAGGCCACTTTGGTGAGCGCAGCCACGGGGGTCCTGAAATCCGTCCTGGGGAAGCTGGCTTCTCTGCTAGGCGAGGAATACAAGCGTTTCAAGGGTGTGCGCGGCGAGATCGAATCCCTCACACATGAGCTCGCAGCAATGGACACGTTCCTTCTGAAGatgtcggaggaggaggaccccgatCCACAAGATAAAGCCTGGATGAACGAGGTGCGAGAGCTGTCCTACGACATGGAAGACTCCATCAACGACTTCATGAAACATGCCGATGACCACCAAGACACTAATGGcttcatggagaagatcaagagcTCGCTGGGGAAGATGAAGGCTCGCTATCGGGTTGGCAAGGAGATCCAAGATTTCAACAAACAGATCACCAAGATGGGCAAGAGAAATGCAAGGTACAAGACCCGTGAGGCCTTCTCCAGGACCATTAGTGCAACGGTTGACCCTAGAGCTCTTGCAATATTTGAGCATGCGTCCAAGCTCGTCGGAATCGATGGACCGAAAGCCGAGATGATCAAATTGTTGGCACAAGAGGATGGATCTGCAGCAACAAAAGAGCAACTGAAGCTGGTCTCCATCGTTGGATCTGGAGGGATGGGCAAGACCACTCTTGCAAACCAGGTGTATCAAGAGCTCAAAGGGCAGTTCGAGTGTCGAGCTTTCCTATCCGTGTCGCGAAATCCAAACATGATGAATATACTAAGAACTATTCTTAGTGAAGTTAGTGGTCAAGGTTACGCTGACACGGAAGCAGGGAGCATACAAGAACTCCTTGGCAAGATCAGTGATTTCCTAGCAGACAAAAG GTATTTTATTGCGATTGACGATATATGGGGCGTGGAAACATGGAATGTTATTAAGTGTGCATTCCCCTTGAACAGTTGTGGCAGCAGAATAATCACCACTACTCGTATAAATGTTGTTGCTGAATCATGCCGTTCATCCTTTAATGGCGATATTTACCATATAAGGTGTCTTAATATGGTGCATTCTAGACAATTATTTAACACAAGGCTATTTGACTCCGGAGAAGACTGTCCTTATTACCTTCAAGATGTTTGTGAGCAGATCTTGGAAAAATGTAACGGCTTACCTTTGGCGATCATTGCTATATCTGGTTTGTTGGCTAACACAGAAAGAACAGAGCATCTGTGGAATCTGGTGAAAGATTCAATTGGCCGTGCACTTGAAAGAAATACTAGCGTTGAAGGAATGATGAAGATATTGTCACTTAGTTACTTCGATCTGCCTCCTCATCTAAAAACTTGTCTGTTATATCTGAGCATATTTCCGGAAGATTCTATTATTAAGAAAAAAGTGCTGATAAGGAGATGGATTGTTGAAGGATTCGTTCAGAAACAAGGCAGATATACAGTAGATGAGATAGGAGAGAGGTGTTTTAATGAGCTCCTCAATAGGAGTTTGATCCAACCTGTGAAGAAGGATGGATTTGGTTGGGCGAAGGAGGCTTGTCGAGTTCATGACACTATTCTTGATTTCATCATATCGAAGTCCATCGAAGAGAAATTTGTTACTTTGGTTGGCATCCCTAATCTACCTGCAGTTGGGACACATGGCAAAGTCCGTCGGCTTTCTATACAAGTCAGCAAACAAGGAAACCCTTTCATATCGACAGGCCTGGAATTGTCCCATGTCCGATCACTTAATGTGTTTGGGGATTCCGTGGAGATCCCTTCTCTGGATAAGTTCAGGCATTTGCGTGTTCTGAACTTTGGAGGTTGCAGCCAATTGGAAGACCGTCATCTTGTAAATATAGGGAGGTTGTTTCAGCTGAGGTACCTGAAGCTCAAAAGGACAGGAATAAGTGAGCTCCCGGAAGAGATCGGAAATGTAAAGTGCTTAGAGTTGCTGGACATAAGAGAAACAAAAGTGCGTGAATTACCAACAGCTATTGTTAGCCTCAGAAATTTGTCGTATCTACTTGTTGGCATGGATGTTAAATTTCCTGGTGGAATTGCAAAGATGCAAGCACTGGAGGTATTGAAACGGGTCAGCGTCCTCAAGCATCCATTTGACCCGCGAGACCTTGGACAACTAAAGAATCTGAGGAAGCTGTACCTTTACTTTGAACCTTATGATGACGATGGGGTTACAACTATAGTCGAGGAATGCCATAAAGATGTTGCCTCTTCTCTTCGTAACCTAGGCAATCAGAGTCTTCGCTCTCTGACTATTTGGGATAGGAGCAGCTTCTTACAGCACGAGGGACCTTTGTGCCCTGTGCCACTTACCCTCCAAAAACTTAAGATTCATGGGTTCTCATTCTCAACTCTCCCGCATGTCCCGAAATGGATGGGCTCCCTCGCGAACCTCCAAAAGTTACTCCTTGATGTGGATGATGGAGTCAGGCAGGAAGATCTGTGCATTCTTGGAGCCTTACCCTCTCTGCTCATTCTCATTCTCATCGTTTGGCTGCCAGATCAAAGAACAAGGTCTAATAAAGTAAATCTCATAGTCAGTGCTGAGCTTGGGTTCCCATGCTTGAGGCAGTTCTCTTATCGTATAGCTCTTGGACTTGCCCCGGGTCCGGTGTTTGTGGCAGGATCCATGCCCAAGCTAGAAGAACTAGAGATTTGTTACaaagtggaggaggagctgcctgTCACTGCTAGTGGTGCTTTTGATACTATCGGAATTGAAAACCTCCGCTGCCTCATTACTCTCAAATGTGGAGTAATCAGCAGCAGTGATAAGGTGGCAGAGGATGCAAAGGCGGCTATGGAGAGAGCAGCCAGCACTCATCCCAACCATCCTACCCCACTCTTTGAACATCGAATGATTTAG
- the LOC100842701 gene encoding alpha-latrocrustotoxin-Lt1a isoform X3, translated as MAAMDPLLLAASFSGSWQALGFLLDGGDATERSTDAVPTQSFLELLQHGATSDPDKGNMIMAMPQQATNSDAAVSTMSLLEGVTAEGDTALHVVATNGDGESYLRSADIICRKATHLLFRPNRNGDTSLHCAARAGRSRMVSQLVAFARGCEDGAGERMRELLRMENGSKETALHEAVLIGSIHIVELLMAADPELAYFPKDGGTSPLYLAVLHDQADIAHTLHQKSGGYLSYSGPDGQNALHAAALRSQERPKWKHTPSLCNINSTSERCTLLDLPPMVCMVSRILAFKYAILPGAASHLPSLVPMEPRCVAFRHAI; from the exons ATGGCGGCCATGGATCCTCTGCTGCTGGCAGCCTCATTCTCTGGGTCCTGGCAAGCACTTGGGTTTCTTCTTGATGGAGGAGATGCAACCGAGCGGTCCACAGACGCGGTGCCAACTCAATCATTCCTcgagctgctgcagcatgGCGCCACCTCGGATCCGGACAAGGGAAACATGATCATGGCGATGCCGCAGCAAGCTACCAACAGTGATGCAGCAGTGTCGACAATGTCGCTCCTAGAAGGCGTCACCGCTGAAGGCGACACCGCGCTGCATGTGGTGGCCACCAACGGTGACGGTGAAAGCTACCTGCGAAGCGCCGACATCATCTGTCGGAAGGCCACACACCTACTCTTCAGGCCCAACAGGAATGGCGACACGTCCCTCCACTGCGCTGCCAGGGCCGGGAGATCTCGCATGGTCTCGCAACTAGTCGCCTTTGCTAGAGGCTGCGAGGACGGTGCTGGGGAGAGGATGAGGGAGCTCCTGAGGATGGAAAACGGTTCCAAGGAAACGGCATTGCATGAGGCTGTACTCATCGGGAGTATTCATATTGTTGAGCTGCTGATGGCAGCTGATCCGGAGTTGGCTTACTTCCCCAAAGACGGCGGCACTTCGCCGTTGTACCTGGCCGTCTTGCATGATCAGGCCGACATTGCGCATACCCTGCATCAGAAGAGCGGTGGGTATCTCTCCTATTCTGGACCGGATGGACAAAACGCATTgcatgctgctgctctgcGTAGCCAAG AAAGACCGAAATGGAAGCACACCCCTTCACTTTGCAACATCAATTCTACATCCGAGAGGTGTACACTTCTGGATCTTCCGCCCATGGTATGTATGGTTTCACGGATTTTGGCATTCAAGTATGCCATTCTACCCGGTGCTGCAAGTCATCTTCCATCCTTGGTTCCCATGGAACCACGGTGTGTGGCATTCAGGCATGCCATTTGA
- the LOC100842701 gene encoding espin-like protein isoform X1, whose translation MAAMDPLLLAASFSGSWQALGFLLDGGDATERSTDAVPTQSFLELLQHGATSDPDKGNMIMAMPQQATNSDAAVSTMSLLEGVTAEGDTALHVVATNGDGESYLRSADIICRKATHLLFRPNRNGDTSLHCAARAGRSRMVSQLVAFARGCEDGAGERMRELLRMENGSKETALHEAVLIGSIHIVELLMAADPELAYFPKDGGTSPLYLAVLHDQADIAHTLHQKSGGYLSYSGPDGQNALHAAALRSQAMTEMLLEFNIGLTAQKDRNGSTPLHFATSILHPRGVHFWIFRPWYVWFHGFWHSSMPFYPVLQVIFHPWFPWNHGVWHSGMPFDALLQANPTPMYQSDDQGLFPIHVAAFTGVNKAIVKFLEKCPTIAVCAISKGELSSMSLSKRRSGT comes from the exons ATGGCGGCCATGGATCCTCTGCTGCTGGCAGCCTCATTCTCTGGGTCCTGGCAAGCACTTGGGTTTCTTCTTGATGGAGGAGATGCAACCGAGCGGTCCACAGACGCGGTGCCAACTCAATCATTCCTcgagctgctgcagcatgGCGCCACCTCGGATCCGGACAAGGGAAACATGATCATGGCGATGCCGCAGCAAGCTACCAACAGTGATGCAGCAGTGTCGACAATGTCGCTCCTAGAAGGCGTCACCGCTGAAGGCGACACCGCGCTGCATGTGGTGGCCACCAACGGTGACGGTGAAAGCTACCTGCGAAGCGCCGACATCATCTGTCGGAAGGCCACACACCTACTCTTCAGGCCCAACAGGAATGGCGACACGTCCCTCCACTGCGCTGCCAGGGCCGGGAGATCTCGCATGGTCTCGCAACTAGTCGCCTTTGCTAGAGGCTGCGAGGACGGTGCTGGGGAGAGGATGAGGGAGCTCCTGAGGATGGAAAACGGTTCCAAGGAAACGGCATTGCATGAGGCTGTACTCATCGGGAGTATTCATATTGTTGAGCTGCTGATGGCAGCTGATCCGGAGTTGGCTTACTTCCCCAAAGACGGCGGCACTTCGCCGTTGTACCTGGCCGTCTTGCATGATCAGGCCGACATTGCGCATACCCTGCATCAGAAGAGCGGTGGGTATCTCTCCTATTCTGGACCGGATGGACAAAACGCATTgcatgctgctgctctgcGTAGCCAAG CAATGACAGAAATGCTACTGGAATTTAACATTGGTCTTACTGCACAGAAAGACCGAAATGGAAGCACACCCCTTCACTTTGCAACATCAATTCTACATCCGAGAGGTGTACACTTCTGGATCTTCCGCCCATGGTATGTATGGTTTCACGGATTTTGGCATTCAAGTATGCCATTCTACCCGGTGCTGCAAGTCATCTTCCATCCTTGGTTCCCATGGAACCACGGTGTGTGGCATTCAGGCATGCCATTTGATGCATTACTGCAAGCTAACCCAACTCCAATGTATCAGTCAGATGATCAGGGATTGTTTCCTATACATGTTGCTGCTTTCACAGGTGTGAATAAGGCTATCGTCAAATTTTTAGAGAAATGTCCCACCATTGCTGTGTGCGCGATATCAAAGGGAGAACTTTCCTCCATGTCGCtgtcgaaaagaagaagtggaaCATAG
- the LOC100842701 gene encoding ankyrin repeat-containing protein At5g02620 isoform X2 — protein sequence MSHHCCVRDIKGRTFLHVAVEKKKWNIVALACQTPSLSWILNMQDNKGNTALHTSVMLGHQDIFCLLLENQEVRLNMTNKKGETPLDLSQSKICAGCFCAWNPRFVMNAALIYCHAKHGNRRLDNFEEQYIQPGDEEKESNKLTASTQTLGLGSVLMATVAFSATFTPPGDFSDNGTPTLSRRYVFDAFIAANSLAFGCSGLATINLMYSGTAIVDVPLRSMHFDVAVVFAFCSVTSLATAFVLGLYVVLDPVAHMTATAVCVVASLLCLCGYIDPLRGQAVARALFRRMGSRALVISARILIIRTAMVFWPLIASFIWAAISGKDRHKKLP from the exons ATGTCCCACCATTGCTGTGTGCGCGATATCAAAGGGAGAACTTTCCTCCATGTCGCtgtcgaaaagaagaagtggaaCATAGTCGCACTTGCTTGCCAAACTCCGTCATTATCATGGATTTTGAATATGCAGGACAATAAAGGGAACACTGCACTACACACAAGTGTGATGCTTGGGCATCAggacatattttgtttgctcttgGAGAATCAGGAAGTGCGGTTAAATATGACAAATAAGAAGGGGGAAACTCCACTAGATCTATCACAGAGTAAGATTTGTGCCGGGTGTTTTTGTGCATgg AACCCTAGATTTGTGATGAATGCTGCTTTAATATATTGTCACGCTAAACATGGCAATCGCCGATTGGACAATTTTGAAGAACAGTACATTCAACCGGGGGATGAAGAGAAAGAATCAAACAAATTGACAGCCTCAACTCAAACTTTGGGCCTTGGATCAGTGCTGATGGCTACTGTGGCGTTTAGTGCAACTTTCACTCCACCGGGGGATTTCAGTGACAATGGCACACCAACACTTTCTAGGAGGTATGTTTTTGATGCATTCATCGCAGCCAACTCGCTGGCATTTGGCTGCTCTGGTTTAGCAACGATCAACCTCATGTACTCTGGTACAGCTATTGTCGATGTGCCTTTGCGCAGCATGCACTTCGATGTAGCtgtagtatttgcattttgttCGGTCACAAGCTTGGCTACAGCTTTTGTGCTAGGCCTATATGTGGTGTTggatccagttgctcatatgACTGCAACTGCAGTGTGTGTGGTGgcttctcttttgtgtctGTGTGGATATATAGACCCGTTACGAGGCCAAGCTGTTGCTAGAGCCTTATTCCGTAGAATGGGGAGTCGAGCGTTGGTGATATCCGCACGCATTCTCATCATCCGGACAGCAATGGTATTTTGGCCCTTGATAGCAAGCTTCATTTGGGCAGCAATTTCTGGAAAAGATCGTCACAAGAAACTACCTTGA